Proteins from a single region of Sediminitomix flava:
- a CDS encoding LruC domain-containing protein, whose product MRKLTYLGLICATTTSLFSCTQEENIPTLSNQNNVTTITEMKDVQVPEQFSWSASLPLDLNIQFQNIGETNFNLENELVLLMDMDGNHLTQAFIKDNTVSFSGKLPHSLNKLQVYFPKTQNILEVYPNEGDVWMEVADLSTNAVFENEFLYIDGLKYFDYQAKSNARVQTSGDADNDGVADEFDSFPNDPNKAFNERYPLSGYHSTLFEDLWPYQGDYDFNDVVVSTIINTIKDPQNNIIQLSVSIDIDANGGDFNSDIMLRLLKSDKTSFGQQIISSVGGADGFEPGLQEVSSNLIKVISNNQNLGYKNNGDGANGDIENKSFSIVIDPALEIKSIDPNIFICRTFDRSHEIHGSDYPATVSFNSAMLNTGNDNGNFMTSDGYPWRIEIFSSTKFYHPKEGVSIVNAYPDFANWVQNNKQSYTDWMETPQMSKVFVQE is encoded by the coding sequence ATGAGAAAATTAACTTATCTAGGCTTAATCTGTGCAACAACAACCTCACTCTTTTCTTGTACACAAGAAGAAAACATACCTACGCTTTCCAACCAGAATAATGTAACTACAATTACAGAAATGAAAGATGTTCAGGTTCCAGAACAATTTTCATGGTCAGCAAGTCTTCCATTAGATTTGAACATTCAATTTCAGAATATTGGAGAAACAAACTTCAACTTAGAGAATGAGCTTGTTCTTCTGATGGATATGGATGGAAACCATCTTACTCAAGCTTTCATAAAAGATAATACAGTTTCATTTTCAGGAAAATTACCTCATTCCCTAAATAAACTACAGGTATATTTCCCCAAAACTCAGAATATCCTTGAGGTTTATCCTAATGAAGGTGATGTATGGATGGAAGTAGCAGACCTTAGTACAAATGCCGTATTTGAAAATGAGTTTTTGTACATTGACGGTCTTAAGTACTTCGATTACCAAGCAAAAAGTAATGCTAGAGTACAAACAAGTGGAGACGCTGATAATGATGGCGTAGCAGATGAATTTGATTCATTTCCCAATGACCCCAACAAAGCCTTTAACGAAAGATATCCACTATCAGGTTATCACTCAACATTATTTGAAGACCTTTGGCCATACCAAGGAGATTATGATTTCAACGATGTTGTTGTTTCTACGATCATCAATACGATTAAAGATCCTCAAAATAATATAATCCAACTATCAGTAAGTATAGACATTGATGCTAACGGCGGAGACTTTAACTCAGATATCATGCTTCGTCTGCTAAAATCTGACAAGACATCATTCGGACAACAGATTATTTCAAGTGTAGGTGGTGCTGATGGTTTTGAGCCTGGTTTGCAGGAAGTATCAAGTAACCTCATAAAAGTGATTTCAAACAATCAAAACTTAGGTTACAAAAACAATGGAGATGGAGCGAATGGTGATATTGAAAATAAGAGTTTTTCAATCGTAATTGACCCTGCTTTAGAAATAAAGAGCATTGACCCTAATATATTTATCTGCCGCACTTTTGATCGTTCACATGAAATTCATGGCAGTGATTATCCAGCAACCGTTAGTTTCAATTCTGCTATGCTAAATACAGGAAATGACAATGGTAACTTTATGACATCTGATGGGTATCCATGGAGAATTGAAATTTTTTCAAGCACAAAATTCTACCACCCAAAAGAAGGGGTAAGTATTGTCAACGCATATCCTGACTTTGCGAATTGGGTACAAAACAATAAACAAAGTTATACGGACTGGATGGAAACACCTCAAATGAGTAAAGTATTTGTTCAGGAATAG
- a CDS encoding RNA recognition motif domain-containing protein produces the protein MNIFVARLNYATKEEDLRATFEAFGEVSSAKIIMDRETNRSKGFGFVEMADDEAGEIAIQNLNDTELDGRTIVVKKAEPRENNRSNNRYNRENSWNNDRY, from the coding sequence ATGAATATTTTTGTTGCCAGATTAAATTACGCCACTAAAGAAGAAGATTTACGAGCTACTTTCGAAGCTTTTGGAGAGGTGAGTTCTGCTAAAATCATCATGGACAGAGAAACAAACCGTTCTAAAGGTTTCGGTTTTGTGGAAATGGCTGACGATGAAGCTGGAGAAATTGCTATCCAGAATTTGAATGATACTGAGCTTGACGGAAGAACTATTGTTGTTAAGAAGGCTGAGCCAAGAGAAAACAACCGTAGCAACAACCGTTACAACCGTGAAAATTCTTGGAACAACGACAGATACTAA
- a CDS encoding alpha/beta hydrolase, giving the protein MKKITYLVAILLGIAVLFYLMLPRFLYSMVTEFEPFTFEKVYSDTSLIRHFGIKNHKTPKDYGYENSEDITFYSLLDSQKLSAWYVPAKKESDSTLFFIHGRTSNRLKTMKYLEMMRETQLDTLYNVFIADFRNSGESANQDLTIQKTYMGYKFAEDLAGGIEYLKKEKGQKKFTLYGFSMGAMTIFTYIGREDLKHDISSIDKIIVDSPLSNVPALIHDQSSSMHVPDAIFDEAIDLVNHDINGYFNKLTMADQLKDFDKPILVLQSKTDPTTPLKYTESELKKMKGKNIQTWIVEDAGHVKMYSKPKYHKEYIQRVNTFLRN; this is encoded by the coding sequence ATGAAAAAAATAACTTACTTGGTGGCCATTCTATTGGGAATCGCTGTTCTTTTCTATCTGATGCTTCCAAGGTTTTTATATTCAATGGTAACAGAATTCGAGCCTTTTACCTTTGAAAAAGTATATTCAGACACCAGCCTAATTAGACATTTCGGCATCAAAAACCATAAGACACCAAAAGATTATGGCTATGAGAATTCGGAAGATATTACTTTTTATTCTTTACTAGACAGTCAGAAACTTAGTGCATGGTATGTCCCTGCCAAAAAAGAATCAGATAGTACTTTATTCTTTATTCATGGAAGAACATCCAACCGATTAAAAACCATGAAGTACTTAGAAATGATGCGTGAAACACAGTTAGATACCCTTTATAATGTATTCATTGCTGACTTTAGAAATTCTGGTGAATCTGCAAATCAAGACTTGACAATCCAAAAAACATATATGGGATATAAGTTTGCTGAAGATTTGGCAGGAGGTATTGAATATTTGAAGAAAGAAAAGGGACAGAAAAAATTCACACTTTACGGCTTTTCGATGGGTGCTATGACCATATTCACCTATATCGGACGTGAAGACCTCAAACATGACATTTCATCTATTGACAAGATCATTGTTGATAGTCCTTTATCAAATGTTCCAGCACTCATCCACGACCAATCTTCATCGATGCACGTGCCAGATGCCATATTTGATGAAGCCATCGATTTGGTCAATCACGACATCAATGGTTACTTCAATAAATTGACCATGGCTGATCAACTAAAAGACTTTGATAAGCCGATACTAGTTTTACAAAGTAAGACAGACCCTACTACCCCACTGAAATATACAGAATCCGAGTTGAAGAAAATGAAAGGAAAAAATATTCAAACTTGGATCGTAGAAGATGCAGGACACGTAAAGATGTATTCTAAACCAAAATACCACAAAGAGTACATTCAGCGTGTAAATACATTTTTAAGAAATTAA